From Candidatus Dormiibacterota bacterium, the proteins below share one genomic window:
- a CDS encoding bifunctional oligoribonuclease/PAP phosphatase NrnA, producing the protein MTEKDREMIADAALRLKPLLDGARTAALATHVTPDGDGIGAEICLLGHLRTLGIDARVINTEPLAAKYRFLDPEGAVEVFDASKHDPFLRGADLIFMLDNSATTRMGPLEPAIRASRAVTICIDHHNLVEPFWKVNIVDPESCATGELVFQIVKAMGGRVDRNAAQAAYVSLVTDTGYFRFSKTSPRCHEAAAEMLAAGVSPPLVYGEVFERNSAALLRLGGVAMADLRQEERGRLAWISLTREQVTRCGAETEDTSEVVNDLLSIDGVRVGVLFKEMEGDRTKLSFRSKGDLDVNRLASRFGGGGHTNAAGAIVEGGLEETIRRVLPSCRELLKQLA; encoded by the coding sequence ATGACCGAAAAGGACAGGGAGATGATCGCGGACGCGGCGCTGCGGCTGAAGCCGCTTCTGGACGGCGCGCGGACCGCCGCGCTCGCGACCCATGTGACTCCCGACGGCGACGGCATCGGAGCGGAGATCTGCCTTCTCGGCCATCTCCGGACGCTCGGGATCGACGCGCGGGTCATCAACACCGAGCCGCTCGCCGCGAAGTACCGGTTCCTCGACCCGGAGGGTGCGGTCGAGGTGTTCGACGCGTCGAAGCACGACCCGTTCCTGCGCGGCGCCGACCTGATCTTCATGCTCGACAATTCCGCGACCACCCGCATGGGTCCCCTGGAGCCGGCCATCCGCGCGTCGCGCGCCGTGACGATCTGCATCGACCATCACAACCTGGTCGAGCCGTTCTGGAAGGTCAACATCGTCGATCCCGAGTCCTGCGCGACCGGCGAGCTGGTCTTCCAGATCGTCAAGGCGATGGGCGGCCGGGTCGACCGGAACGCGGCGCAGGCGGCCTACGTGTCCCTCGTGACCGACACCGGCTACTTCCGCTTCTCGAAGACCTCGCCCCGCTGTCACGAGGCGGCCGCCGAGATGCTGGCGGCCGGCGTCAGCCCGCCCCTGGTCTATGGGGAGGTCTTCGAGCGGAACAGCGCGGCGCTCCTGAGACTGGGCGGGGTCGCCATGGCCGATCTCCGCCAGGAAGAGAGGGGGCGGCTCGCCTGGATCTCGCTGACGCGCGAGCAGGTGACCCGCTGCGGGGCCGAGACGGAAGACACCTCGGAAGTCGTCAACGATCTGCTGTCGATCGACGGCGTGCGCGTCGGCGTGCTTTTCAAAGAGATGGAGGGAGACAGGACCAAGCTCTCCTTCAGGAGCAAGGGAGACCTCGACGTCAACCGCCTCGCGTCCCGATTCGGCGGCGGCGGTCACACGAACG
- a CDS encoding gamma carbonic anhydrase family protein encodes MTDYRATKLTIDPTAYIAPGAALVGEVSLGRNASVWFNATVRGDMEPIAVGAESNIQDACVVHVDRGRPTRIGERVTLGHGAIVHASVVEDDVLVAMKAVVLSGCHIGRHCLIGAGAIVPEGTRVPEGSLVLGVPGKVVRPLRPEEIERIHANARAYVELSRAYRDGAVRVQRDGAE; translated from the coding sequence ATGACGGATTACCGGGCGACGAAGCTGACGATCGATCCCACGGCCTACATCGCGCCGGGCGCGGCTCTCGTGGGGGAGGTGAGCCTTGGCCGGAACGCCTCGGTCTGGTTCAACGCGACGGTGCGGGGCGACATGGAGCCTATCGCCGTCGGCGCCGAGAGCAATATCCAGGACGCCTGCGTGGTGCACGTGGACCGCGGCCGGCCGACCCGGATCGGCGAGCGTGTGACGCTCGGCCACGGGGCGATCGTGCACGCCTCGGTCGTCGAGGACGATGTGCTGGTCGCGATGAAGGCGGTGGTGCTGAGCGGGTGTCACATCGGCCGGCACTGCCTGATCGGCGCCGGGGCGATCGTTCCGGAGGGGACGAGGGTCCCCGAAGGGTCGCTCGTTCTCGGCGTCCCGGGGAAGGTCGTGCGGCCGCTGCGTCCGGAGGAGATCGAGAGGATCCACGCGAACGCCAGGGCCTACGTGGAGCTGTCGCGGGCCTACCGTGACGGTGCTGTCCGGGTGCAGAGGGACGGCGCGGAATGA